A single window of Colletotrichum destructivum chromosome 9, complete sequence DNA harbors:
- a CDS encoding Putative mitochondrial export protein Som1: MAPPCNVFPVSKLELHVQADVKGKKRKLPGGADVDLTKCALKEMTQYRCFIDDPKSRDSPVRCWPIHRLFRQCQDKKGTFTVETTAWEGSSSNTHQSPPTTGGPKLDGGHHDVPSYHEWLRA, translated from the exons atGGCACCGCCGTGCAACGTGTTCCCGGTTTCGAAGCTGGAGCTTCACGTTCAAGCCGAtgtcaagggcaagaagcgcaagctcCCGGGGGGCGCTGACGTCGACTTGACCAAGTGTGCGCTGAAGGAGATGACGCAGTATCGGTGCTTTATCGACGACCCAAAGTCCCGAGACAGCCCGGTGCGATGTTGGCCCATACACCGGCTCTTTCGGCA ATGTCAGGACAAAAAGGGAACATTCACAGTTGAGACGACAGCCTGGGAGGGTTCAAGCTCCAACACTCATCAGAGCCCCCCAACGACAGGCGGCCCCAAACTTGACGGGGGCCACCACGACGTGCCGTCGTACCACGAATGGTTACGGGCGTAA
- a CDS encoding Putative cytochrome c oxidase, subunit VIIa, fungal: protein MAGTTAVKPITGMLRRNLVLDLGIALGLGFAMANVYWYGFHMPRTNARDSYYAKLEQQKAEARGQKA, encoded by the exons ATGGCCGGCACCACCGCTGTTAAGCCCATCACGGGT ATGCTGCGACGCAACCTcgttctcgacctcggcatTGCTCTCG GTCTCGGCTTTGCCATGGCCAACGTCTACTG GTACGGCTTCCACATGCCACGCACGAACGCCCGCGACAGCTACTACGCCAAGctcgagcagcagaaggccgaggcccgTGGCCAGAAGGCATAA
- a CDS encoding Putative ribosomal protein uL22 superfamily: MHALRRDAERVCGISTQLFSPPGWKVKLAGSQYATPIAVMSLNLPTRRLVSSAPSTLQSIARPIPRSFVLPIRTATQVRNKWSFGGLFGSRRNKASSNDDLLTGGENLDDPKVRQRFAQQQQPQLSSSIFEEEVEDTVSEGKKGSKADMGQASLKTPETTAWRLDPDPRSRLRWERKKIIQMVRRNGRVSRAERIAQTEKELAHKSPFLETSVKKLVHLARQIQGKTLEDAVLQMSYSKKKMAAEVKYQLEEARDLAVVTRGMGMGSSKVKTKGVDAETRPVKIQTKDGKSLTVEDPTRLYVAQAWVGRGPWRSKGIDYKGRGRFGIILSPSTSISVVLKEEKTRIREHSEKLAKQARRKPWVHLPDRPVTAQRPYYSW, encoded by the exons ATGCACGCACTCCGGCGCGACGCTGAGCGTGTGTGTGGAATCTCTACTCAGCTTTTTTCTCCGCCAGGGTGGAAAGTGAAGCTCGCTGGCAGCCAATACGCAACACCAATAGCAGTCATGAGCCTCAACCTTCCTACGAGGAGGCTAGTCTCGTCCG CTCCCTCGACCCTGCAATCCATTGCACGACCAATCCCTCGTTCCTTCGTTCTGCCAATCCGTACGGCCACTCAAGTGCGGAACAAATGGAGTTTCGGCGGTCTCTTCGGTAGCCGGCGTAATAAAGCCAGCAGCAATGACGATCTCTTGACGGGAGGCGAGAACCTCGACGACCCTAAAGTCCGTCAACGCTttgcccagcagcagcagccccagTTGTCCAGCTCCATCTTCGAAGAGGAAGTCGAAGATACCGTTtccgagggcaagaagggtTCCAAGGCCGACATGGGGCAGGCCTCTCTGAAGACGCCCGAAACCACCGCCTGGCGACTCGACCCCGATCCGCGAAGCCGTCTCCGTTGGGAACGAAAGAAGATCATTCAGATGGTCCGCCGCAACGGCCGCGTCAGCCGTGCAGAGCGCATTGCGCAGACCGAGAAGGAGCTGGCGCACAAGAGCCCCTTTTTGGAGACCAGTGTCAAGAAGCTCGTGCACTTGGCGCGCCAGATCCAAGGCAAGACGCTGGAAGATGCTGTTTTGCAGATGTCCTactccaagaagaagatggcggctGAAGTCAAGTATCAGCTGGAGGAGGCACGGGACTTGGCTGTAGTCACGCGTggcatgggcatgggctCGAGCAAGGTCAAAACGAAGGGCGTGGACGCGGAGACTCGACCCGTTAAGATCCAGaccaaggacggcaagtCGTTGACCGTCGAAGACCCGACGAGACTCTATGTTGCCCAAGCCTGGGTTGGTAGAGGGCCTTGGAGATCAAAGGGGATCGACTACAAGGGCAGAGGCAGATTCGGCATCATCCTATCTCCCTCTACTA GTATTTCGGTCGTGttgaaggaagagaaaacGAGGATACGGGAGCACAGCGAGAAGCTCGCCAAGCAGGCGCGGAGGAAGCCGTGGGTTCATTTGCCCGACAGGCCTGTCACAGCCCAGAGGCCCTACTACTCATGGTAG
- a CDS encoding Putative extracellular membrane protein, CFEM produces MKCQGVVAAAFLGAVCAQLDSLPPCGITCVNNVIAKGFGCASGDNTCLCKQQDFVFGIRDCAAQSCAAAETAKVNDYVTGLCATATKAPPASTPPASSPAPSAPAQQQTTPPSPPSSTSLPPSPLASTAASNQASAPNPPASSAATSAAPSEPPRQSITEVAQATQLLTTAPITLTTSLKLQTSRATSSTTSASMGTRPSQSGSAPSAGAENLTSEAAGLSMPAKVGIGVGAGVGVLAIALALWLLIRRPKNQSRSMQISGPMPGSGRDYTGGIVSMKEKNHSELETRSKRYEDMVPRQSPRRLI; encoded by the exons ATGAAGTGTCAAGGGGTTGTGGCGGCAGCTTTTCTTGGTGCTGTTTGCGCGCAGTTGGATTCCTTGCCACCTTGCGGT ATTACGTGCGTCAATAATGTCATTGCCAAAGGCTTTGGCTGTGCGTCAGGGGACAACACTTGTCTCTGCAAGCAACAAGACTTCGTCTTCGGTATACGGGACTGCGCCGCGCAATCATGTGCGGCAGCTGAGACGGCCAAGGTCAATGACTATGTCACTGGCCTCTGTGCAA CTGCTACCAAAGCACCGCCCGCTTCAACACCACCCGCATCAAGCCCTGCGCCTTCTGCGCCTGCGCAACAGCAAACAACACCACCTTCGCCCCCATCGTCAACTTCTCTGCCGCCTTCGCCCCTGGCGAGCACTGCCGCATCAAATCAGGCCAGCGCGCCCAACCCTCcggcttcgtctgctgcaaCTAGCGCTGCTCCCTCGGAACCCCCCCGTCAGTCTATAACTGAGGTTGCACAAGCAACACAACTTCTGACTACTGCACCTATCACCCTC ACTACCTCCCTAAAGTTGCAGACCTCGAGAGCCACCAGTTCGACTACGTCAGCCTCTATGGGAACCCGGCCGTCACAATCTGGTTCTGCCCCAAGCGCTGGGGCAGAAAATCTAACCAGCGAGGCCGCAGGGCTCTCCATGCCAGCCAAAGTCGGTATCGGAGTGGGTGCTGGCGTTGGTGTTCTGGCCATAGCCCTTGCCTTGTGGCTCCTTATCAGGCGGCCAAAAAACCAGTCACGCTCCATGCAGATATCTGGCCCAATGCCGGGTTCTGGAAGGGACTATACGGGAGGAATCGTCAGCATGAAGGAGAAGAATCATTCGGAACTGGAGACGAGGTCAAAACGATACGAAGACATGGTGCCACGCCAATCACCGAGGCGCTTGATATGA